A stretch of DNA from Carassius auratus strain Wakin chromosome 44, ASM336829v1, whole genome shotgun sequence:
TAAACAGACTACCGCAGACCTTAGTAAATCACATagcatgattcatttaaatactttCCTCTTTTTAGCAAAACGTGTCCTTTTTATCACTAATGTTTCACTCTTTAGTAACCCCTGACAGTATTgtaaaagaaagaatagtgttgGCTCGAGCTGTTAGTAAATATGTCTCTTAATATTTAAGTTGCTTTAAATGTATAAGAAAGGGTCTGTGAGAGCGGTGAATTGAGTCTTTTTCTTTCAGGATTACCTGCACTCTTTGGGAAAGGCCCGTACGGCACAAGTGCAGAAGGACGCACGGATTGGAGAAGCCAAGAACAAAAGAGATGCAGTGATCAGGGTGAGTTATCAGAACTCAACCTTTATTTGAAATCTCACTGAGCATTTTTGTTAAtgtctctctctcatttctctcTGTAGGAGGCCAATGCTATACAGGAGAAGGTATCTGCTCAGTACATGAATGAGATCGAGATGGCTAAGGCTCAGAGAGACTACGAGCTGAAGAAGGCTGTCTATGATATTGAGGTCTGCACCAAAAAAGCAGAGTCTGAAATGGCCTATCAGCTCCAGGTAAAACTACAACCAATCCTTTTTGTGACACTGTGAAAGACTTCATTTAATTTATGATACAGCAAAAGTAACAAATTCAAAAATTAAACtcaaaattgtcatcatttagtcCGCTGCTGTGTTgtccaaaacctgtatgactttctttattctgtggaacagtTTTGGTTCCCGTTGATTACCACTGTAGGAACAAAAAGTACCATGAAATACCATGGTTATCAATAAtctaaaatgtgaccctggatcacaaaacttGAGAGTGAGAATTTgcaattaatgaataaaatagcaagctgaataaataagctttccattgatgtatggtttattaggacgGACAATATTTgttcgagatacaactatttgaaaatctggaatctgaaagtgcaaaaaaaacaaaaatcaatatactgaaaaaaatcacctttaataTTGTCCAAATTAAATTCTGGCAATGCATATTTCTAgtcaaaaattacatttggatATAtctatggtaggaaatttacgaaatatctttatggaacatgatctttacttaatttcctaatgatttttggcataaaagaaaaatctatcattttaaccaatacagtgtttattttggctattgctacaaatataccccagagacttaagacgtaataaaaataaaaatgtgttcagcgaaaaaaaaaaaaaacatattcttgGACGAACTGTCCCTTTATAAGTTATGCCTATTTTAGATATGTTATACCTATTTGTgggtaaaaaataattaaaatgtacttacATGTATTCAGTAAATCTTCATCCTCCTGTGTAACTGTTGCATTAGGTGGCGAAGACAAAGCAGCAGATCGAGGAGGAGAAGATGCAGGTGATGGTGGTGGAGCGCTCGCAGCAAATCATGCTGCAAGAACAGGAGATCGCACGCAAGGAGAAAGAGCTGGAGGCCAAAGTCATGAAACCAGCCGATGCAGAACGATACCGGCTGGAGAAACTGGCAGAAGCTGAACGGTGAGATCCCTGTGGGTTTTAAAATCCCATATAGTCGAAGGTTATACTCCACAAATATTCACCAATTGCATTTGTCTTAAACAGTGAAGTTGTGTAGCTACTTTCCACCTTAATATGTCACCAACCAGAATTCGTAAAAATGTCTCGGCTTGGATtgagatttttaaaacaatagtTGTTCATATATGTAAACAAATACGTTTTGTGCTCTCCAACAGCCTTCAGCTAATCATGGAGGCagaagctgaagctgaatctATCAAAGTAAGTGATCAGCCATCTTCTAGGctatattaaaaactaaatagatTGTGTTATACACACTGTGTCTCTGCAGATGAGAGGAGAGGCCGAAGCATACGCTGTGGAGGCGAGAGGTCGTGCCGAAGCCGAGCAGATGGCGAAGAAGGCCGAGGCCTTCCAGACCTACAAGGAAGGAGCAATGGTGGACATGCTGATGGAGAAACTGCCGCTGGTGAGAGTTAATTgtatttatgtcttttttttgtaatgtgtaggCCAAgagttcctcaaatcttgccctgaaGGACCAAAGCGCTGCAGAGTTTATTTCCAACCccgatcaaactcacctacctgtgatctcctaatgatcctgaagacattagCATGCTCAAGTGTGTTTGCAtatggttagagctaaactctacaggaaagtggatctcgttggccagatttgaggatccctggtgtaggaaatatagaaaaatattgcTCTTTAGTGCAAAAATAGTAATCATCTTGCAAGAGATGATCCTGGGTAGAGAAAAGCAGTTTGAGTTGACGTCGTATTGATGGTAAATTGTGATCTTTCCATCCGTTAGATTGCAGAGGAGATCAGTAAGCCCCTGTCAGCTACCAATAAGGTCACAATGGTTTCCAGTGGAGGTTCAGAGATTGGTGCAGCCAAACTAACGGGTGAAGTGCTTGACATCATGACCAAACTGCCCGAAACCATTGAGAAACTAACTGGGGTCAGCATTTCCCAGGTAAAAACAGTATTTCAAACAGTACTATTTTTGTATTTCAAGTGAATACAGAAAACGTCGTCATTCACatgattatgaatatattttgttccTCATGTAGTGTTTGCGTATTCTCACATCCATAAATTGATATAACTAACAGAATGTCCCTTCGTCTTTAGGTGGCCCGAACTGGTTGAAAAAACTCTCTCTCCTCCATCTGTGACAATTAATTTCTTTTCCTTCTGTCTTCCacactgcatctcttttgttTTCCCTTTCCCATCTTTCTCTCTCGACGTACACTTCTGTCTGCCTTGCCTTGCTGCCAAAACCCAAAGTGggaacactttagaataggtaacacctattagtttcTTATTTGCATGCATATAACTAGAATATttgccatgtattagtgctaattaagaacatattaatgccttattctacttgaccttgttctacatccctaatcttacccaatacctaaagctaacaactaccttactaactattaataagcagcaaattaagaatttattgagaaaaatgtcgtagttaatagttaacacgtgttacctattctaaagtgttacccccaAAGTGCATTTTAATCTAAAACTCCAGGGAAGAATGctgtactttatatttttaatgcaatcaTAAGAAGACACTGAAGTCCAAGGATCTCTTGAATTCTGTTACACACCGACACTttagacattttgaaatattacaccTTTATTTTTTCTTGTAGAGTACTTTTTAATGCTGGTGGAGCACTATGAGCATTTGGATATATTTGAGCTTTCTATTAGTAACCTTTTGGAAACCAAAGTAACATGAAGGGAAACACGTGTATAAAGACTGATGCAGACATGTTGAATAGGATATACATTCACTTTACCTCAATAgtgtatttttactatattagtTAGACATAACTGTGTAGGGATTATAGTAACTATCTGCTTCAAATGGTACTGTGCTCTGAAATCTGAAGATACTGCCAATAATGTCAGATCATCTTTAtctgtgtttaaatgtttacTCAAGCGAACAGTCAGATGTCTTCATTGTTATGCAGAATTATAGGCCAGTAATTATTCTGTCagtaacttatttattttacaaatatcatTTGAagccttttttttgttgttgttgttgttgtatagtttgtgtgcatatatatatatatctgtactgttttgttgtttaaaatgatCATAACCATGTCTAGGACTTGACATTACAGGGAAACGTATGTGCTACATCTTTAGACCGTTCTATTCATTAAATGAGACAGAAGCTGAATGCTAAATTTCAAAGGTGTGTCATAAAAACGGGGGATTTTAAGGAGttctaaaatatgttttgttcGTACTTATACAGTGTTTAATATTAGTTATACTGCATTGTTCTTCGATTGCAttacaaacattttcttttcaaatgtttaaatgtcaatACAATATGTTTACTTTTTGTCATTAGATACATAAGCATGTATAATTCATAAGCACTAATGACATCATTTCCCACTCACATTTTATCATTACTAGCATGACTAATGATATGTTGACAGAACAATGTTATGGTACTTTATAGATGTTGTGTGCAATGTAAACTGAACTAAGTACATATTTATGtcactgtttttttaaattttcatatttaatggttTATGACATGCATATGACATGTGAAGTTGGATGCATCTATATAGGCTAAATATGAAGGgcagtttttattattgttattattggtgGGCAGATGTTAGTTAAGCCTATTCAGTGATGTTTGGATAGATTTAGGAGGTCAGGGCATTAGATAGACCTACTCTTATGCTGTGTAGGCCAGGGCTGCTATGCTAGTGTGCTGaaagaaaagctgtgtttgtccATAGATGCTTTTTCTACTCTATACAAAGTATCTACAATCATGTAAACCGATCACGTTTTATCTGTTACAGTTTTATCTGCTTCAGCATGCATGCAAAGACTAGCGAACCAAACCACTGTATTGTCTATCTGTACTTATGATGCCTTAAGTAACCTcccaactaaaataaatatttaactaaacTGTTATGTGTTCAGTCTTAATTAGTTCAAATAATTTCAACACACATTCCCTGCAGGAGAATGCCAACTCCTCTGAAACGTAAACATGGTAAAGTGCTTTGAAATACCAGCTTCTTCACAACCTGACGCTGTGAGGACAAAGACATCAGATTTACAGATTCACATCATGTGTAACACTTGTcatcagtgttgggaacgttacagattacaagttaccctatttaaaatgtaatacgtagtgtaactttttcaactagtgtaactgattacatttgattacgaTTAaaaatttcgaaaaaaaaaaaattagggtgtgcattattttcgaATAATTCAAAAGCTCGGAGTCAATTACTCATCTTATACTACTGTTACCAAAAGGTATTAATCCGGTTTTTGTAAtaaaagggttggttcacccaaaagttTTATTaagcctgtgttttactcaccctcaaagcatcttatgtatatgtgactttcttctttcagaataatccaatcaaagttatattaaaaattgtccttgctcttcctaGCCTTTCAGTACTGGGGGTAAGTAaatttgttgtcaacagttcagaagacgtgaaataaagtgcgtgcaTCCACATTAAAATGTCTCgagggtgaataaaggccttctgtagcgaaACCATGCGTTTTGaagataaatatccatatttcaaatgtaataaacacttcttttttttacttcagttgaCTGTGGTAGCATTACACAGAAGACGTAAGATGCGTCTTGCACGTGCCTCTGAGAAATGCAGGAGCAAAAGAAACAAAGTTTcattactttagcaaaggaataCCAGTCTCGTCTTGGTTAATATCAATTCACCTCCGACATTTGTCTTTataaatccttgttttgtgcttctaattcaggAATGGCATTTTGTTTTGTCTCTGCGTTTGTCATTAATCAAGTAACGTTGATGTTAGGTCATCCGCTGGAACGGCTTCCATATGACAGTCAGctgaagtgagaaaaaaagtgtttattacgtttcaACGTAAGGTTGATGATGGCATACTAATAcagtaaatagtaaaaaattattatacagaggaagaaagagagagagagagagaccgtgtACCCAAATAGgaaattttcataagtaactaatttaattacatttttctcagtaaatgtaACAgattagttacatttatttgtaattaaattaaggGATTCCGATGCATGTGGCTATAGTTACTCACCaacaatgcaataataataatgcattaccttagaaaaatattgatggggtggcgagaagggggcaggaatttttgaggggtggcaacatatggcagacgtatatatactgaatttagtcgcagttatcacagtttgatgataaatatatgtgcacacaaaaggacacaggctgccatttacaaacttaagtttaagtttttacaAACTTGGcgagttgtagacagagtttctgtgtttttcaataaactattattattagctattaggcctacttgacatatagcatactctactgtgcaatagttctatatttctgtttgaatttcttcaagttataccgagattttattttgacaggttgtcgtaaagacattgccgtttctgtcagtctgtgtatacgatacgaatgaatgacgatagttttatcaaattaaatggtgaaatcctctcatagcgcgctgacgtgcacatgtgtagcctacatcatgtgctaatatagtgaagagctgaaaacaccacgagcgcttcagtgtgtgtgtgtgtgtgtgtgtgtagtagagcacacaatCCCAGAGATGTGTATAtcaacaccttcagggccgctgctggccaaatgggtgccctgaGCAGGATTgcattgttgtgccccccttcctcaaatatgatgatgaaaaaaacacctacaataggggtgaaaaaagaactttaatcaaataaaaaactaaaggaatacattttattatttacaaatcacaattgtagctctcgacatttacctatggctagaACTTCAttatgactttattattatttattatttattgtatctcAAGGATTCAAAAAtgatgcaaaaggaaattaagcagttttatgataaaaccatggtttatttttgtaagggttgtgatatgcacgttttttgttaaagaaattataaagactgtgtcatctatagcaaaaatgtgtccaaaaatgaaagatttagtgaatatttaaataaaatgtttagcctaaacaaggatttgattgtcctgtaagtgtatggcatttgtaataacatacataaattgtttattttgtatttgcctacattatgtattttgttattattaaccaatcattattgcatcattattttttttatataatgcattttaagtcattttaaaggctattgatggcttaggtctatttttataacaacaacaaaaaaagaaaaatattacagtatattaatactttgtaaattattatttgaagacacaaaaccatggttaatttgcagttaccatggctacaaaaacaatgatttgtggtgttactAAGgagtaattttcgtaagggaacctgaaaaaaaaaaaactttcacaggaatgtgcctgaaagtgataaacaggcctaatttttacctaaatgatttatactttattttaatatatattaaaaatgtataaggtgtgcattgtagctgacacctaaatgaacacattacaattgttttatgactgcaagtctttctcctcaaatgctattgaacTTTAAATTTGCGtatgagcccatgtgaaagagtagcataatttacatatgatttacaggttattttaatacaaaaatttaattcaattgtgcttTATAGCTGACAACTACATGAACAATTAAAGTTGTTTTTAggactataagtcattctcctcaaaagCTACTGACGTTAGAAGTGTATACCAATATGGCATGTAACTTTacagacggtccctaaatttgagactcgtccaacgtccaacgtcaagccaactttatgtctgtttttttttttttactttttcatcttttctcttcgctggattggtTTCATCCATCAATtgtgaacattcagccgcaaatatgaggtgcgagcggtcgccggcacggatgggagaatggaggaaagtttttttttggagcaactgggatggtgccccctctgggagttggtgccccagattgagtcagttcgggagttcggagcaggatcgcgaatcatttgagttagtttggggatcgcgaatcatttgaatcagttcgggagttcgtagcgggatcgcgaatcgtttgagtcagttcgggagttcggagcaaggggcaaggaactcgaccggaagttgaagtcgggtgggggctgccatcttttagcagaacttcacttgcgttagcattcccattgactcccattcattttgaggtcactttgacagcgaataactttacatctgaggcgttaaaagactctgtttgtccattatttatttctaaagatacacgacaatgtataaagggctccattaccttctatgttaccatatggccccgtataaacagtttttgtaaaaaataggctaacgattgcgtcataaccactcggctctctgtcgcattaccgtacagacaggaggagaagctcgcaggcaattaacttaatatggcgtactgtcgttacattttaaaatactatacaaaataattaatcagaatacttactcctactcactcacgacaaagaactccccgctcaagctcgccgtctctgcaagattaacgatggcagttttcagctactagaagatttacatctgccagacaggttgctgacgtcgtcaagcttcgtttgagtctgcgcgtcagaaacggaagtgctaaaaaacgctaaaactgggcttcatttgtctcagttgagttccaatggggtcgctgtgtccatttcttttactgtctatggttcggagtgggttcgcgagtcatttgagtcagtttggggatcgcaaatcattagaatcagttcgggagttcggagtggcttcgcaaatcatttgaatcaattcgagagttcggagcgggttcgcgaatcatttgagtcagttcgggagttcggagtgggatcgccaatcatttgaatcagttcgcgagttcgtaccgggttcgcgaatcatttgagtcagttcgggagttcaaagcaggttcgcgaatcatttgaatcagtttggggatcgcaaatcagttgaatcagttcgggagttcggagcgggatcgcgaatcatttgagtcagtttgagtgttcggagcgggatcacgaatcatttgagtcagttcggaacgggttcgcgaatcattgagtcagtttggggatcgcaaatcatgaatcatttcgggagttcggatcgGGATcagaatcacgaaagattcgcgctcgttaatttatatataaatatataaaagtggtAAAAACTCAAATTTTCAGATAGCCCAGATCTAGTCAACACTATTTTTTCGTGGCCTAAATCCCTGAATTtgcaatacatttgaataaaaaagttatttaaaaaggcaaaaaatttaatttttagctTTCCAAATACCCACACAAGTTCAAACTTAAAACTGGTTTAAAGAGGCTGTGTGAAAATTAACAATGTTAAAGTTTTAGCTAAAAAAAACTGAGCAATTACACAAAACCAGGACTTCCAATCAGGAATTTCTCAAAGGAAAAATTAAATGTActataaaaagaaatgcattcaaaaatatatttctaccTCAGAATCTCCTAAAATATTCCCAAATAAAAGTCAAaccatgtttaaaatgtttataattttttattgttcataTTAGGAGAAACAGTTAcgtcaaaatgaatgaatgttgaTCTATACAGCAAAGTCATCTTAAAGAGCAGTTAATATCAGAAGTGACAGaagtaacattaataataatattgagaacCGTGTTATTTTCCAAAGACATATATGGATACATCAAGTTTATATGTGGAGGATCAGCCAATCACTTGGCTGCTTACTGGAGACAGATTTCATCATGTAGGTCAGGGATGGGATGGTTTAGCAATATGTTAACATCCCATACTCTGATCTCTAATGTTgcctttaatacatttaaaaaaaatcacatttcagcTGGACCAGAAAGATAGTCCTTCCCTTTTTGAATGAACATGTTATCGCtctctatatacacacacacacacacacacggacacacacacacacacacacgtgcgcgcgCACACAGAGTAACTCCCAAtggataatgatgataataataaatgcataaaaaacaaaGTTAATATAATAACTGGTATTattaaaggttttaaaaaaacTCTACTAAATAGTACCTGGTAACCAAATCGTTGTCTATGCTTTTTCCCTCCGGAAAAAAAGACTCTTTGTGGGgagaaaatataaaacaactaaACTCTTCAAAAAAAGACaactttataaatgttttcacaCATTCTCATCTTTAAATGTTCTCTTACATGCTCTTTCAACCAACCCTTCGTACACtcaaacacatacaaacacaaggACAATAGAAAAATACATGTGATAAATGGCTAAAAAGTCATGACGAAAACTGAAACGATGAATAAAAAAGTTCATTTAAGTGCCATCTCCCATAAACCATTAGCTTCTGTTTATCCTTCTCCCCCTTTAGTGCAGTCTTAGCCACCTCTCGGTCTCGGCTGATAGTGACAAACCTCTTGCACATTTGCTAGAAATGTCAATCAGCAGGCCTGCAAAGCAGTGTCATAAAAGGCATTTAAACTTCATAAGTCATACAGATCAGTAATTTAACTTGATTTGGGTGAATTATTACTATAAACCTGCTGTACTTGCATTTCTGTAGAATTCATTTGGTGGAGTTTTTGCATATTTTCTTGTTTACTAGCGTTTGTAACATTATCAATTAGAAAATAATTCAGCTTGCTGGATTTAAAAGCATGTGCTAGTCTCCGTTAGCTGGCATTCGTAACCTTTATCTTTATCACCCATTAAGCTAGTGTCCTTTTCAGTCAATCTCACACAATCCCTGCAACATAATTAACCTTTGTTTTCGTTCCTCTTAGAAGTGATGTAAAAATGTGccatgtacagaaaaaaaaaaaaaatcactaatgtaaaataaattagaaaatccTTTCTCCACTGATGGTGCTTCGTTATTTTCTTTGTAATTCTGAAATTGAATCATTAAAAATTATCATGCAAATCAATTACTAATACAATGTAAATCAATGGCTACTAGCAAATGTCTggtgacattttttaaaatatctacTTTGGTGTTCAACAAAAAggttttggaacaacttgagggagaataaatgatgacaatagtttcatttttgggtgaactatccctttaacaacctTGTAGCTCACAGTTGCGCTGTCTTAAACAAAAAGCATTTATCAAAAATCAATTCTCATATGAAGAACACAAATGGGATTTTTACCTCCATAACCCGACTGGGGCACTCTAAAGTTGAAAAAGGAACAGCACTGGGGCTGGGAATTGTATATTTCAATAGCTTCTAACTGAAAATGGCCACTATGAAAGTTTAAGGCCTTTTTTGTGACACTGCAGAGTAAGTCTAAAGAAAGACAACTCATAAGAGTTCATGCGCTCCTCTCCTTCATCTCTCCTTTTCTCCTTA
This window harbors:
- the LOC113062590 gene encoding flotillin-1, with protein sequence MFYTCGPNEAMVVSGFCRSPPVMISGGSVFVFPCVQQIQRISLNTLTLNVKSDKVYTRHGVPVSVTGIAQMKIQGQNKQMLAAACQMFLGKSESDIAHIALETLEGHQRAIIAHLTVEEIYKDRKKFSEQVFKVASSDLFNMGISVVSYTLKDVHDDQDYLHSLGKARTAQVQKDARIGEAKNKRDAVIREANAIQEKVSAQYMNEIEMAKAQRDYELKKAVYDIEVCTKKAESEMAYQLQVAKTKQQIEEEKMQVMVVERSQQIMLQEQEIARKEKELEAKVMKPADAERYRLEKLAEAERLQLIMEAEAEAESIKMRGEAEAYAVEARGRAEAEQMAKKAEAFQTYKEGAMVDMLMEKLPLIAEEISKPLSATNKVTMVSSGGSEIGAAKLTGEVLDIMTKLPETIEKLTGVSISQVARTG